Proteins from a genomic interval of Kozakia baliensis:
- a CDS encoding Fic/DOC family protein yields MAGHDPYTYPDSDVLINKRGHRSQALLQNYEWMRTVRRALDLPTFPLSAQGIQSLHHHLFQDVYDWAGQYRTVNMTKEGAPFLHKDQIAEALVSRFQQLRWQNNLKDMSADRFARGAAEHIADLNYIHPFREGNGRVMKFHLEHLAEQAGHVLDLTRIQAGPWDRGSKAALSNDERLLTHAIALMLAPQRSVSVTQAVSEVRDLRDTAVAEIRDRIAETQAAIQRGKGTTITTRALRDMRDELAVIEGSGRGSILRLLEEAKTSGIERIDVLPGRDGSARDAIHAIGRGAVRSLDLDRDRKVAASLGVTPAAANVVTNSADAIPAPKRPSSSPGMS; encoded by the coding sequence ATGGCGGGTCACGATCCATACACCTATCCCGATAGTGACGTGCTCATCAATAAGCGCGGCCATCGATCTCAAGCCCTCCTCCAGAATTACGAATGGATGCGCACGGTCCGCCGCGCTCTCGACCTCCCGACTTTCCCCCTCAGCGCGCAAGGCATTCAGTCGCTGCATCATCATCTTTTCCAGGATGTCTACGATTGGGCCGGCCAATACCGGACCGTCAACATGACGAAAGAAGGCGCTCCGTTTTTGCATAAAGACCAGATCGCCGAAGCACTGGTTTCGCGTTTCCAACAACTACGGTGGCAAAACAATCTGAAGGATATGTCCGCCGACCGCTTCGCGCGTGGAGCGGCCGAGCATATTGCCGACTTGAATTACATCCATCCCTTTCGGGAAGGAAACGGACGCGTCATGAAGTTCCATCTCGAGCATCTCGCCGAACAAGCTGGCCACGTGCTCGATCTGACGCGTATCCAGGCTGGCCCTTGGGACCGCGGCAGCAAAGCGGCCCTTAGCAATGACGAGCGCCTGCTGACACATGCCATCGCGCTCATGCTCGCGCCACAACGGAGCGTCAGTGTCACGCAGGCCGTGAGCGAGGTACGGGATCTCCGGGACACGGCTGTCGCGGAGATACGCGACCGGATTGCCGAAACACAAGCCGCGATTCAACGAGGCAAAGGCACCACCATCACGACGCGAGCGCTGCGTGACATGCGTGATGAGTTGGCGGTCATCGAGGGAAGCGGTCGCGGCAGTATCCTGCGTCTCTTGGAGGAGGCGAAAACATCCGGGATCGAACGCATCGATGTGCTTCCAGGACGGGACGGGTCAGCGCGTGACGCGATCCATGCCATTGGACGGGGCGCCGTAAGAAGCCTCGACCTTGATCGAGACCGGAAAGTCGCGGCCTCTCTGGGCGTGACGCCCGCGGCCGCCAACGTCGTGACGAATTCCGCCGATGCGATCCCCGCGCCAAAGCGCCCTTCGTCCTCGCCGGGAATGAGCTGA